In the genome of Moorena sp. SIOASIH, the window TTTCCCTCGGGTGCCATAGTGAGGAATTTGGGGAGCTGTATGGAAAATTTTGCTAATCCCGTGTCCAACAAAGTCTCGCACTACCGAAAAACCGTTGGACTCGGCATACTCTTGGATAGCAGCACCAATATCACCAATCCTTGCTCCTGGTTTGACCTCAGCAATGCCCCGCATCATACATTCTTCAGTAACTTCCACCAGCTTTTTTGCTAGGGGTGAGGGGGTACCAACAAAAAAGGTTCTAGAGGTATCCCCGTGATATCCATCCACCTTTGGTGTTACGTCAATATTAATGATGTCCCCATCTTTAAGGATTTGCTTACCGTTAGGGATACCGTGACAGACAACTTCATTGATACTGGTACAGATAGATTTAGGAAAGCCCTGGTAGCCTAAGGGAGCACTGATTGCCCCATGCTCTTTTGTCCAGCGCTCAGCTTCATCATTAATCTCTAGGGTGCTTACCCCTGGCTTAACCATGGGTTCTAAATGGTTTAACAGTGCAGTGGCTAAGCGTCCAGCAAGACGCATTTTAGCTATTTCTCTACTGGATAAGAGCACAATTCTTTCAGCTGCCATGAGTTTTTATTCCGTCAATTACCCCAAAACCTGGGAAAAATTATACTATTTGTTGTTTTTTTAATTGTACAATAATATGATCTCTGATTAACGCTGGTCTGTGTGAGACCAATAGGTGAGGTATATTGTGGATTTTAGGGAATCGGGAATCGGGAATCGGGAATCGGGAATCGGAACCCACCC includes:
- the map gene encoding type I methionyl aminopeptidase; protein product: MAAERIVLLSSREIAKMRLAGRLATALLNHLEPMVKPGVSTLEINDEAERWTKEHGAISAPLGYQGFPKSICTSINEVVCHGIPNGKQILKDGDIINIDVTPKVDGYHGDTSRTFFVGTPSPLAKKLVEVTEECMMRGIAEVKPGARIGDIGAAIQEYAESNGFSVVRDFVGHGISKIFHTAPQIPHYGTRGKGKRLRAGMVFTIEPMINEGTHEVEILADKWTAVTSDRKLSAQFEHTIVVTADGVEILTLPEQEIQSKSA